Proteins encoded in a region of the Puntigrus tetrazona isolate hp1 chromosome 12, ASM1883169v1, whole genome shotgun sequence genome:
- the ankrd1b gene encoding ankyrin repeat domain-containing protein 1b, with protein MLCLNALILAQGIFSRKVMGILQDEELDTDIKSENKEQDNTVLQHPSEECESSVEHHLKTYNLQCDGEVILNGFNTDSSTNDLQVIIESQKIKTSTPVCKTQPKQDIVNDFVDEDDFLKAALDNKLPMIKSYLARGADPNACDNFNRTALHRACSQGNVEIVQTLLEAGASIENKDKLQATEVHWASRGGSLPVLEVLLNHGAKLDSRDKLRSTPLHVAVRTGHHECAEHLIHCGADINAKDIEGDTPLHDAVRLNRFKLIQLLLLHGGDLKLKNCEGKSPMDIVCEWQNGAKTIFDNFNDGGK; from the exons ATGCTTTGCTTGAATGCCTTAATTTTGGCACAAGGAATTTTTTCAAGGAAAGTCATGGGAATCCTACAGGATGAGGAGCTG gATACAGACATCAAAAGTGAAAACAAAGAGCAGGATAACACTGTGTTACAGCATCCTTCTGAAGAATGCGAAAGCTCTGTTGAACATCATTTGAAAACCTATAACCTTCAGTGTGACGgtgaagtcattttaaatggttttaac ACTGACAGCAGCACTAACGACCTCCAGGTGATTATAGAAAGTCAGAAGATTAAAACAAGTACACCAGTCTGCAAAACACAGCCTAAACAAGACATAGTG AATGATTTTGTCGATGAGGATGACTTTCTAAAGGCAGCGCTGGACAATAAATTGCCAATGATCAAAAGTTACCTCGCGAGAGGTGCAGATCCAAACGCCTGTGATAAT TTCAACCGAACAGCTTTGCACAGAGCTTGCTCACAAGGAAACGTGGAGATTGTGCAAACCCTGCTGGAAGCTGGTGCTTCAATTGAAAATAAGGACAAG cttcaAGCAACTGAAGTTCACTGGGCTTCTCGTGGTGGCAGTTTGCCTGTGCTAGAAGTGCTACTTAATCACGGGGCAAAACTGGATTCCAGAGACAAG CTTCGCAGCACCCCCCTTCATGTAGCGGTCAGGACAGGACACCACGAATGTGCTGAACATCTCATACACTGTGGTGCAGACATCAATGCAAAAGACATA GAGGGTGACACACCACTACATGATGCGGTCCGACTGAATCGCTTTAAGCTCATCCAACTTCTTCTGTTGCACGGAGGTGATTTAAAACTCAAGAACTGt GAGGGAAAGTCACCAATGGACATTGTTTGCGAGTGGCAAAATGGAGCTAAAACTATCTTTGACAACTTTAATGATGGAGGAAAGTAA